In Silene latifolia isolate original U9 population chromosome 3, ASM4854445v1, whole genome shotgun sequence, a single window of DNA contains:
- the LOC141648543 gene encoding putative jasmonic acid carboxyl methyltransferase 2 isoform X3, with the protein MEVENVFHMNKGVDHTSYAKNSLMQRTVTSKAGPIIEESAKKVYNTLRPECLMMAEMGCSSGPNALQVVSRIIDVIEETSRSINRQCPQFGVFLNDLLGNDFNTMFNLLPNFNKDLQEAKGSSCGPCFVLGIPKSFYGRVFPDKFLHFVHSSYSVHWLSQVPRGLVSENGEALNKGNIYIAKTSPPEVYNAYCAQFESDFMLFLRSRSTEMVYGGGMVVVLNGSINSDDRDSILELLGSTLQEMVLEKF; encoded by the exons ATGGAAGTCGAAAATGTTTTTCATATGAACAAAGGCGTCGACCACACCAGCTACGCAAAGAACTCTCTAATGCAG AGAACAGTAACATCAAAGGCAGGGCCGATAATTGAAGAAAGCGCAAAAAAAGTCTATAATACCTTAAGGCCAGAGTGCCTTATGATGGCTGAAATGGGTTGTTCTTCAGGACCAAATGCTTTGCAAGTAGTCTCGAGAATCATTGACGTAATTGAAGAGACTAGCCGGAGTATTAACCGTCAATGCCCTCAATTCGGTGTATTCTTAAATGATCTACTCGGAAACGATTTCAATACCATGTTTAACTTActcccgaatttcaacaaggactTACAAGAAGCTAAAGGAAGCAGTTGCGGACCTTGTTTTGTGTTGGGAATCCCTAAATCATTTTATGGACGAGTTTTCCCTGACAAATTTCTTCATTTTGTTCACTCATCGTACAGTGTTCATTGGCTTTCTCAG GTACCAAGAGGATTGGTAAGCGAAAATGGAGAAGCCTTAAACAAGGGAAACATATACATAGCAAAAACAAGCCCTCCAGAAGTATACAATGCATATTGTGCACAATTTGAGAGtgatttcatgttgtttttaAGGTCACGTTCAACGGAAATGGTCTATGGTGGTGGCATGGTCGTCGTACTCAATGGTAGCATCAATAGTGATGACCGTGACTCGATACTTGAGTTGCTTGGCTCTACCCTTCAGGAGATGGTTTTAGAG AAATTTTAA
- the LOC141648543 gene encoding putative jasmonic acid carboxyl methyltransferase 2 isoform X2: MEVENVFHMNKGVDHTSYAKNSLMQRTVTSKAGPIIEESAKKVYNTLRPECLMMAEMGCSSGPNALQVVSRIIDVIEETSRSINRQCPQFGVFLNDLLGNDFNTMFNLLPNFNKDLQEAKGSSCGPCFVLGIPKSFYGRVFPDKFLHFVHSSYSVHWLSQVPRGLVSENGEALNKGNIYIAKTSPPEVYNAYCAQFESDFMLFLRSRSTEMVYGGGMVVVLNGSINSDDRDSILELLGSTLQEMVLEEKLDKFNMPFFTPTVEEVRKLVEVEGSFALNKLETFTVDWSVDTSQNLETRAKFVAKTVRAIVEPFLTTAFNHAIMDDLFLLFETRVKERIARKTGEFFTIVLSVTKKE, encoded by the exons ATGGAAGTCGAAAATGTTTTTCATATGAACAAAGGCGTCGACCACACCAGCTACGCAAAGAACTCTCTAATGCAG AGAACAGTAACATCAAAGGCAGGGCCGATAATTGAAGAAAGCGCAAAAAAAGTCTATAATACCTTAAGGCCAGAGTGCCTTATGATGGCTGAAATGGGTTGTTCTTCAGGACCAAATGCTTTGCAAGTAGTCTCGAGAATCATTGACGTAATTGAAGAGACTAGCCGGAGTATTAACCGTCAATGCCCTCAATTCGGTGTATTCTTAAATGATCTACTCGGAAACGATTTCAATACCATGTTTAACTTActcccgaatttcaacaaggactTACAAGAAGCTAAAGGAAGCAGTTGCGGACCTTGTTTTGTGTTGGGAATCCCTAAATCATTTTATGGACGAGTTTTCCCTGACAAATTTCTTCATTTTGTTCACTCATCGTACAGTGTTCATTGGCTTTCTCAG GTACCAAGAGGATTGGTAAGCGAAAATGGAGAAGCCTTAAACAAGGGAAACATATACATAGCAAAAACAAGCCCTCCAGAAGTATACAATGCATATTGTGCACAATTTGAGAGtgatttcatgttgtttttaAGGTCACGTTCAACGGAAATGGTCTATGGTGGTGGCATGGTCGTCGTACTCAATGGTAGCATCAATAGTGATGACCGTGACTCGATACTTGAGTTGCTTGGCTCTACCCTTCAGGAGATGGTTTTAGAG GAAAAATTGGACAAGTTCAACATGCCCTTTTTTACTCCAACAGTCGAGGAGGTAAGAAAATTAGTCGAAGTTGAAGGATCATTTGCGCTCAACAAACTCGAAACATTTACAGTTGATTGGAGCGTAGATACGTCTCAAAACCTTGAAACTCGAGCCAAGTTTGTAGCTAAGACCGTAAGAGCAATTGTAGAACCTTTTCTTACAACTGCATTTAACCATGCTATTATGGATGATTTGTTTCTATTGTTTGAAACACGTGTTAAGGAACGAATTGCTAGAAAAACAGGTGAATTCTTTACCATTGTGTTATCGGTGACCAAGAAAGAATGA
- the LOC141648543 gene encoding putative jasmonic acid carboxyl methyltransferase 2 isoform X1, translating into MEVENVFHMNKGVDHTSYAKNSLMQRTVTSKAGPIIEESAKKVYNTLRPECLMMAEMGCSSGPNALQVVSRIIDVIEETSRSINRQCPQFGVFLNDLLGNDFNTMFNLLPNFNKDLQEAKGSSCGPCFVLGIPKSFYGRVFPDKFLHFVHSSYSVHWLSQVPRGLVSENGEALNKGNIYIAKTSPPEVYNAYCAQFESDFMLFLRSRSTEMVYGGGMVVVLNGSINSDDRDSILELLGSTLQEMVLEGVIEQEKLDKFNMPFFTPTVEEVRKLVEVEGSFALNKLETFTVDWSVDTSQNLETRAKFVAKTVRAIVEPFLTTAFNHAIMDDLFLLFETRVKERIARKTGEFFTIVLSVTKKE; encoded by the exons ATGGAAGTCGAAAATGTTTTTCATATGAACAAAGGCGTCGACCACACCAGCTACGCAAAGAACTCTCTAATGCAG AGAACAGTAACATCAAAGGCAGGGCCGATAATTGAAGAAAGCGCAAAAAAAGTCTATAATACCTTAAGGCCAGAGTGCCTTATGATGGCTGAAATGGGTTGTTCTTCAGGACCAAATGCTTTGCAAGTAGTCTCGAGAATCATTGACGTAATTGAAGAGACTAGCCGGAGTATTAACCGTCAATGCCCTCAATTCGGTGTATTCTTAAATGATCTACTCGGAAACGATTTCAATACCATGTTTAACTTActcccgaatttcaacaaggactTACAAGAAGCTAAAGGAAGCAGTTGCGGACCTTGTTTTGTGTTGGGAATCCCTAAATCATTTTATGGACGAGTTTTCCCTGACAAATTTCTTCATTTTGTTCACTCATCGTACAGTGTTCATTGGCTTTCTCAG GTACCAAGAGGATTGGTAAGCGAAAATGGAGAAGCCTTAAACAAGGGAAACATATACATAGCAAAAACAAGCCCTCCAGAAGTATACAATGCATATTGTGCACAATTTGAGAGtgatttcatgttgtttttaAGGTCACGTTCAACGGAAATGGTCTATGGTGGTGGCATGGTCGTCGTACTCAATGGTAGCATCAATAGTGATGACCGTGACTCGATACTTGAGTTGCTTGGCTCTACCCTTCAGGAGATGGTTTTAGAG GGTGTAATTGAGCAGGAAAAATTGGACAAGTTCAACATGCCCTTTTTTACTCCAACAGTCGAGGAGGTAAGAAAATTAGTCGAAGTTGAAGGATCATTTGCGCTCAACAAACTCGAAACATTTACAGTTGATTGGAGCGTAGATACGTCTCAAAACCTTGAAACTCGAGCCAAGTTTGTAGCTAAGACCGTAAGAGCAATTGTAGAACCTTTTCTTACAACTGCATTTAACCATGCTATTATGGATGATTTGTTTCTATTGTTTGAAACACGTGTTAAGGAACGAATTGCTAGAAAAACAGGTGAATTCTTTACCATTGTGTTATCGGTGACCAAGAAAGAATGA